Below is a genomic region from Kribbella qitaiheensis.
CGGCAACGACCACGCGCTGGAGGCGGCACCTACCGCAGCCGGGCCGAGCAGGAAGCCCAGGTAGGCGATGGTGGTAACGGTGGAGATTGCGCCTGCACGTCGCTCGGGTCCCGCCCAAGCGCCGGCCATGCCGATGATGGTCGGCGCGCAGACCGACGTACCAAGTCCGGCTATCCCGATCCCGACCAGGGCCAGCCAAGCCTGACCGGCCGTAGCGGCTACGACCGTGCCGACGGCGGCCACGGCTCCTCCGACGACCAGTAGCTGAACAGGATGGAATCGCTTGAGCAGAGCGTTGCCACCGATCCGCCCAGTGGCTGCAGCTGCGGCAAAGACAGCTGCAGCGCTGGAGGCGAGTGCAGGAGCGGCGTGCAGTGACGTGTCGAGGTGTACAGCGCCCCAGCTCTGCCAGGCGTTCTCCACTACGTAGGCCAGCGCGCAGAGGCCGCCGAAGACCAGCAAAGCGGGCTCCAGCCTGCGTGGCGCCTTCTCCTCGACGACTCGCGGGGCTGAGTTCCGTGAGCCGGGTGCGAGGACAACTACGACGACCAAGGCGATCAGGACGAAGACACCGCCGAGTACTGGCAGCGCACCGGCGCCGGCCGCGCGTAGACCCGCAGTACCGAGGCTTGCTACGACTACGGCGATCGAGAACAGCCCGTGGGCCAGGTTCATCAGCGGCTTGCCGGTAGTCGCCTCGGCCGTGGAGCCGGTCGCGTTGATAGCTACGTCGGTTGCGCCAGAAGTGGCACCCAGCAGGAACAGTGTCGCACCGAGAGTGACGGCCGAGTTGGCCAGGGCAGGCAGCACTCCGCACAGGCCGAAAAGCAGGACGACAGCGGGCAGCACGACGCCGCCGTACCGATCGATCAGGTAGCCGGTGAACCGCATCGAGACGAGCGCACCGAGACCGACCATGAGCAAAGCGGCTCCCAACTGGCCGTCACTGACCTGCGCCTCCGCCTTGACCGCGGGAAGGCTCGCACCCCACGCACCCCAGAACAGACCGAAGGCACCGAACCCGGCAAGTGTTTTGATCACTCAGTTCCAGGTGCGCTGCAGGAGTTCGGTCAGGGTCGGGTCGAAGACATCGCGCCAGGCGGTGAAGTTGTGCATGTCGGGTGTCTCGTTGAAGTCGACGTCCAGGCCGAGTTCGGTTAGGTGGGCGGCCATCACGCGGTTGTTGTGCACGTTCTCCTCGGGTGTCCCGGCCGTCATCCCGAGCGCCGGGCGAGTCGGGGCCGCGGTTGCCTCGAGCACCTGGTTCACGAATCCGGTGACCTCGGCGTAGTACTCGAACTTGGATTCCTGCGGGTCGGTGCTGAGGGTGAAGAACGACGCCGACTGCAGGAAGAGCCCGTCGAACGTGCCCGGGTGGTGCCACTCGGCGTACAGGGCAGCCAGCCCGCCGAGGCTCGCGCCCATCAGTACGGGCAGCTTGCTCTTGTACTGCGAGGCGATAGCGGGCAGCACGTGGCCGGTCAGGGCTTCGGCGTACTGCGGGTTCGCGGCGTACCAGAGGTTTCGCGAAGTCGGCCGGATCAGCGCCAACCGGAACGGCGGCAAGGTGCCATCAGCAACCATCGCTCCGGCGTAGTGCGTCAGCCCAGCGTACGCGGCGAACTCCGGCCCGTCGTGAGACAGCAGCAACGGCAGCTCGAATCCTGGCGCGATACCCGCCGGAGCCCAGACCTGTACGTCGACCGGTCCTACCGGCGTCGTCTCGACCGCCAGCAGAGTCAGGTCGGCCGCGATCGGCTCGATAGCGATCCAGCGCGGCTCGACGTACCCGGGCAGCGGTAGCCAGGAGTGTTCGCCGAACGCCCCGCCGACCACCCGCGGGTTGGTCGGATCCGTCCGCATCCCGAGGTCCGCGACATCGAACAAGTACTCCATCCGGTGCACCGAGGGCCGCGCGAGCCGCAGCTCCCAGCCGTAGTCCACCGGCTTGAACTCCAGCAGCTCGGCAGCGATCCCGAGCTCCTCCCAGAGCCGTACTCCGGGCAGCGCGTGCTCGGGGTCCGCGAGGCGGAACACCACCTCAGCCCCCTCGACCGCACTCAGCACCGCTGTTTCAGACATCCGCCCACGGTACGACGTCACCCCCATCTCTCCACAAACCGCCCGGCACCTAACTTGTGCGTGGCGCGCCGGATGGGTCCGGCGGCGCCACGGTGGTACGCGGTAGACGCTATCCGCAGTGCTGGCTCTTCTCGTCCGAGGTGCTGAGGCGCCCCCCACAATGCTTTGCCGGAACTGTTCCGGCAAACGCCCGGCAGACTGACGGAAATCAACTGCCGCACCTGGGGATGTAAGGTCGCCGCGATCCGTCTGTGAGGTGCGGAACTGTTTGCGCAAAGGGAGGTCGGTTGCAGTGGTCGATCTGGTGGATATCCGCGCCGCGACCGAAGGATTGCCGCGAAGTTATGAGGTCGTAGTGCGTGACCGGATCAAGTTCCGGGTCGGCCGGATCGTCTATCTCGCGTTGTCCCG
It encodes:
- a CDS encoding MFS transporter; this translates as MIKTLAGFGAFGLFWGAWGASLPAVKAEAQVSDGQLGAALLMVGLGALVSMRFTGYLIDRYGGVVLPAVVLLFGLCGVLPALANSAVTLGATLFLLGATSGATDVAINATGSTAEATTGKPLMNLAHGLFSIAVVVASLGTAGLRAAGAGALPVLGGVFVLIALVVVVVLAPGSRNSAPRVVEEKAPRRLEPALLVFGGLCALAYVVENAWQSWGAVHLDTSLHAAPALASSAAAVFAAAAATGRIGGNALLKRFHPVQLLVVGGAVAAVGTVVAATAGQAWLALVGIGIAGLGTSVCAPTIIGMAGAWAGPERRAGAISTVTTIAYLGFLLGPAAVGAASSAWSLPVALSGVSVLAVFVAVLGPVAGRAVAEQRSS
- a CDS encoding alpha/beta hydrolase, producing the protein MSETAVLSAVEGAEVVFRLADPEHALPGVRLWEELGIAAELLEFKPVDYGWELRLARPSVHRMEYLFDVADLGMRTDPTNPRVVGGAFGEHSWLPLPGYVEPRWIAIEPIAADLTLLAVETTPVGPVDVQVWAPAGIAPGFELPLLLSHDGPEFAAYAGLTHYAGAMVADGTLPPFRLALIRPTSRNLWYAANPQYAEALTGHVLPAIASQYKSKLPVLMGASLGGLAALYAEWHHPGTFDGLFLQSASFFTLSTDPQESKFEYYAEVTGFVNQVLEATAAPTRPALGMTAGTPEENVHNNRVMAAHLTELGLDVDFNETPDMHNFTAWRDVFDPTLTELLQRTWN